Proteins co-encoded in one uncultured Draconibacterium sp. genomic window:
- a CDS encoding erythromycin esterase family protein — protein sequence MMEKVFTSPSLNNVRKVLELMKTKIFIVFIQTLVYLISNQFIYAQSESISDNDIIWLKSIIHPLKTFDPTIENTEDLEILGQLVGDKKIVALGEVTHGSSEIFKMKHRIIKYLNKQHNFDIFSMEAAMPEADRLNEYILDGKGNPTELIRGMHFWILCNQEVLDLVEWMRLENQNGHPIKFCGFDMQYYEGAIENLKNGFKYDSKITQTIDELNDTLNLYKLRSNMPIIGFVSEQQENTVNQFLKKIEQEVNLKNFGKSEKEWLLRNLRIIEQSIKDYPWEREKYMAENFEWITKQNPNSKFIIWAHNSHVMRTNHHETLLPMGGYLSNDFKEDYLNIGFAFYKGSYTALSHNKIEIQTAEEAENGSYEYIFYQLQEPLFLIDLREIRDNNSLQTQLFKNALKFRTVGAVKTREFEEKDILKDYDLLIFIAESTNAIQMKY from the coding sequence ATGATGGAAAAGGTTTTTACCAGTCCAAGCTTAAATAATGTGAGAAAAGTACTTGAATTAATGAAAACAAAAATATTTATAGTATTCATTCAAACATTAGTCTATTTGATTTCAAATCAGTTCATCTATGCGCAATCTGAATCAATATCTGACAATGATATCATTTGGCTCAAAAGTATAATTCATCCATTAAAAACATTTGACCCGACAATTGAAAATACAGAAGACCTTGAAATTTTAGGTCAATTAGTCGGAGATAAAAAAATTGTTGCATTAGGTGAAGTCACACATGGTTCCAGTGAAATATTCAAAATGAAGCATCGAATAATAAAGTACCTCAACAAACAGCATAATTTTGACATATTCTCAATGGAAGCAGCTATGCCAGAAGCAGATAGACTAAATGAATATATCCTTGATGGAAAAGGAAATCCAACAGAGCTAATTCGAGGAATGCACTTTTGGATTTTGTGTAATCAGGAAGTTTTAGATTTAGTTGAATGGATGCGTTTAGAGAATCAGAACGGTCATCCTATAAAATTTTGTGGATTTGATATGCAATACTATGAAGGCGCAATTGAAAATTTAAAAAACGGCTTTAAGTACGATAGTAAAATAACTCAAACGATTGATGAATTAAATGATACCCTCAATTTATATAAATTGAGAAGCAACATGCCAATAATTGGTTTTGTTTCTGAACAGCAGGAAAATACGGTTAACCAATTTCTCAAAAAAATAGAACAAGAAGTAAACCTGAAAAATTTTGGAAAGAGTGAAAAAGAATGGCTGTTGAGAAATTTAAGAATAATAGAGCAATCAATAAAAGATTATCCTTGGGAAAGAGAAAAATATATGGCTGAGAATTTTGAATGGATTACAAAGCAAAATCCAAATTCGAAATTTATTATATGGGCACATAACTCTCATGTTATGAGAACAAACCATCATGAAACATTATTACCAATGGGAGGTTACCTTTCAAATGACTTTAAAGAGGATTATCTGAATATTGGCTTTGCGTTTTATAAAGGAAGTTACACCGCACTATCTCACAATAAAATAGAGATTCAAACTGCTGAAGAAGCAGAAAATGGAAGTTATGAGTATATTTTTTACCAATTACAAGAACCATTGTTTTTGATAGACTTGCGAGAGATTAGGGACAATAATTCCCTGCAAACACAATTGTTTAAAAATGCCTTAAAGTTTCGAACGGTGGGTGCAGTTAAGACAAGAGAATTTGAAGAAAAGGATATATTAAAGGACTATGACCTATTAATATTCATTGCAGAATCAACAAACGCAATACAGATGAAATATTAA
- a CDS encoding glycosyltransferase family 39 protein — MKKLIKNQLVLFFLIFGFATFFYLYRLGFSDLWSDEIYTKSMLSGSLSDFYSKFKNDLHPPLYYLGLRLFTALFGTNVITLRLFSVMGILSTLLLGYLTGRRIFGKQGALYFCLLFISVPMLAAYSHQARMYTWATFAVTGVFMYSYLFIKTGKTRDLRLLFVFTLVAMYLHYYSMAAAFVANLFVFLYLLFTQNIKWRPHLYASLLAIVLFLPWLTMFFVQVNRVQEAFWAPPVSFNGIYSCITIPFTEQFWTSQYSIALTILSYSLIVITLILSFTKSFSEYRLVLWFSLTIFLGTILLVILISMISQPILSTRYVMAIVTMLIVAPTILFIRMKIVWLKVVLITALLLLSLRISVSVFSFSYGPYQQTIKHLTTTYPDIEKVLHITEVTAGPLVEYSGNTDLNHYWLKAEMSNVDAFTEVHQFNNPDEFLQPGEEFCAIRFNNLELNMENLNRVMSESLLIKIDTVSDNKFKNGIFMQLYLLKYKGKQNE, encoded by the coding sequence ATGAAAAAGCTGATAAAAAACCAATTGGTATTGTTCTTTCTGATTTTTGGTTTTGCCACTTTCTTTTATTTGTACAGGCTTGGTTTCAGCGATTTGTGGAGCGATGAGATTTATACCAAATCAATGTTAAGCGGTTCTTTATCCGACTTCTATTCCAAATTTAAAAACGACCTACACCCGCCACTGTACTACCTGGGATTAAGACTCTTTACGGCGCTGTTCGGCACAAACGTTATAACATTACGCTTATTCTCTGTTATGGGGATATTGTCGACCTTATTACTGGGTTATTTAACCGGTCGGCGAATTTTTGGGAAACAAGGAGCATTGTATTTTTGCCTGCTGTTTATTTCTGTTCCCATGCTGGCAGCTTACTCGCACCAGGCACGCATGTACACCTGGGCCACCTTTGCGGTAACAGGGGTGTTTATGTATTCGTACCTGTTCATAAAAACAGGCAAAACCCGCGACCTGCGCCTGCTTTTTGTTTTCACTTTGGTTGCCATGTATTTGCACTATTACAGTATGGCTGCCGCCTTTGTGGCCAACCTATTTGTTTTTCTGTACCTACTGTTTACACAAAATATAAAGTGGCGCCCTCATTTATATGCATCGTTATTGGCAATTGTATTGTTCCTGCCATGGCTAACCATGTTTTTTGTGCAGGTAAACAGAGTGCAAGAGGCTTTTTGGGCTCCTCCGGTTAGTTTCAATGGAATTTACTCGTGTATTACCATTCCGTTCACCGAACAATTCTGGACATCGCAATATTCCATTGCCTTAACAATTTTAAGTTACAGCCTTATTGTTATTACCCTTATTCTGAGTTTTACAAAATCGTTCTCTGAATACCGCCTGGTTTTATGGTTTTCGCTAACAATATTTTTAGGAACCATTTTGCTTGTTATACTCATTTCCATGATTTCACAGCCCATTTTATCCACGCGTTACGTTATGGCAATTGTTACCATGCTTATTGTGGCGCCAACTATTCTATTTATCCGCATGAAAATAGTATGGTTGAAGGTTGTTTTGATAACTGCTCTTCTCCTTTTGAGTTTACGAATTTCTGTTTCAGTATTCAGTTTTTCATACGGACCTTATCAACAAACCATCAAGCATCTCACCACCACTTATCCCGACATAGAAAAAGTCCTGCATATTACCGAGGTAACCGCCGGTCCATTGGTAGAATACAGTGGAAATACGGACTTAAATCATTACTGGCTCAAAGCTGAAATGTCGAATGTTGATGCCTTTACCGAAGTTCATCAATTCAATAATCCCGATGAATTTTTACAACCCGGCGAAGAATTCTGCGCCATTAGGTTTAATAACCTGGAATTGAATATGGAGAACCTTAACCGGGTTATGTCAGAATCACTACTGATAAAAATAGATACGGTAAGCGACAATAAATTCAAGAATGGAATCTTCATGCAGCTTTATCTGCTAAAATACAAAGGCAAACAAAATGAATAA
- the bla gene encoding subclass B1 metallo-beta-lactamase, with product MNNKSYILLIIGIIAITFCKAQTGDRIVINNDIQLVRLQDSVFLHITFDEDENFGRFSSNGLIIIRNGHALMIDTPMDNEKTQKLTTYIQDSFGAKLEKLISGHYHNDCLGGLAYLQSIGVESIANSMTIAKCKELGLPVPSTAFTDSLRFDFYGEPIECRYFGAGHSFDNITVWLPHEKILFGGCLVKSANSRNLGNLSDAVVEDWDTTAKQVMLQYPDVKIVVPGHGPVGGSELLSHTIGLVVTEKNN from the coding sequence ATGAATAACAAAAGTTACATCCTTCTGATAATCGGAATTATCGCGATCACTTTCTGTAAAGCACAAACCGGTGATCGAATTGTGATTAACAACGATATCCAACTGGTCCGTCTTCAGGATTCGGTTTTTCTGCATATTACCTTTGACGAAGACGAGAATTTTGGCCGCTTTTCTTCCAATGGGTTGATTATAATCCGAAACGGCCACGCACTGATGATCGACACTCCTATGGACAATGAAAAAACCCAAAAGCTTACAACATACATTCAAGATTCGTTTGGTGCTAAGTTGGAAAAATTGATTTCGGGGCATTACCACAACGATTGTTTGGGAGGCCTCGCCTATCTTCAAAGTATCGGGGTGGAATCAATCGCAAATTCAATGACCATAGCCAAATGTAAGGAACTGGGATTGCCGGTGCCGTCAACAGCTTTCACCGACTCGTTGAGATTTGATTTTTACGGTGAACCAATCGAATGCCGCTACTTTGGTGCCGGGCATTCGTTTGACAACATTACAGTTTGGCTTCCACACGAAAAGATATTGTTTGGTGGCTGCCTGGTAAAATCGGCCAATTCTCGTAATCTTGGCAACCTCAGCGATGCAGTAGTTGAGGACTGGGATACAACGGCAAAACAAGTAATGCTACAATATCCCGATGTTAAAATTGTAGTTCCCGGACATGGTCCGGTTGGTGGATCAGAATTATTGAGTCACACAATCGGTTTGGTTGTGACAGAAAAAAATAATTGA
- a CDS encoding MFS transporter: MFEKLYRYLYKEDKQRICTDITEDACQYVPRNFFLQIFSNVFTQLGDTLSNPKTVLTWLMSYVSAPVYLISLIVPLRESGSMVPQVFFAQFIHKRAIRKWLWVIGALLQFVAIASIGVIALYFKGVPAGWLIVAAVILFSLSRSMSSLTSKDITGKTIPKTRRGRMKGYSVSVSGVLVLAAGLFMLYQSRNDATISFYTNIIFFASATWLVAALIYSRIKEFPSEIQDEKDDKEGILSSFALLKTDKHFRDFIVARTLLLCTALSAPFYVVLAQEHVGKEAYLLGLFIIAKGVASIVSSPIWGKYADKSSKNIMAVAVMIASVLGIFIFFTISYFDTLRSAKWIYPVVLFVLGIAHQGVRLGRKTYVIDMATGNERTSYVSVSNSVIGIILLLVGGLSALVSLLSVEGVILLLSILGLAGAYKSYKLPNVEQI; this comes from the coding sequence ATGTTCGAAAAACTGTACCGTTACCTTTATAAAGAAGACAAACAACGCATTTGCACCGACATTACCGAAGATGCATGCCAATATGTTCCGCGCAATTTCTTTTTGCAAATATTCAGTAATGTATTTACCCAACTCGGCGATACATTGAGCAACCCCAAAACCGTTTTAACCTGGCTAATGAGCTATGTAAGCGCTCCGGTATACCTCATAAGTTTAATTGTGCCACTGCGCGAATCGGGATCGATGGTGCCGCAGGTATTTTTTGCGCAGTTCATTCATAAACGCGCCATCCGAAAATGGCTGTGGGTAATTGGCGCTTTGCTGCAGTTTGTTGCTATCGCATCAATTGGAGTAATTGCCTTGTATTTTAAAGGCGTACCGGCCGGATGGCTGATTGTTGCAGCTGTTATACTTTTTAGTTTGTCGCGAAGTATGAGCTCACTGACATCGAAAGACATTACCGGGAAAACCATTCCTAAAACCCGGCGCGGAAGAATGAAAGGCTATTCCGTTTCCGTTTCGGGCGTATTGGTACTGGCAGCAGGATTGTTTATGTTATATCAATCGAGAAATGACGCTACGATATCGTTTTACACCAATATTATATTCTTTGCGTCGGCAACCTGGCTGGTGGCAGCACTTATTTATTCACGAATTAAAGAATTTCCAAGCGAAATACAGGACGAAAAAGATGACAAAGAAGGTATACTATCGAGTTTTGCCCTGCTAAAAACTGATAAACATTTCCGCGATTTTATCGTTGCCCGCACGCTGCTTTTGTGCACAGCTTTATCGGCGCCTTTTTATGTTGTTCTGGCGCAGGAACATGTTGGAAAGGAAGCCTATCTGCTCGGGCTGTTTATCATTGCCAAAGGAGTTGCATCCATTGTAAGTTCGCCAATATGGGGCAAATATGCCGATAAGTCGAGTAAAAATATTATGGCTGTTGCGGTAATGATAGCCTCTGTTTTGGGAATATTTATATTCTTCACCATCTCGTATTTCGATACCCTGCGAAGTGCCAAATGGATTTATCCTGTTGTATTATTTGTTTTGGGAATTGCCCACCAGGGCGTTCGTTTGGGCCGCAAAACCTATGTTATCGATATGGCCACCGGAAACGAGCGTACAAGTTACGTGTCGGTTAGTAATTCGGTTATCGGCATCATTCTTTTGCTGGTGGGTGGATTAAGTGCTTTGGTTTCGCTGTTGTCGGTTGAAGGCGTAATTTTGTTGCTTTCGATTCTTGGCCTGGCAGGCGCTTACAAAAGCTATAAACTGCCTAACGTGGAACAAATATAG
- a CDS encoding glycosyl hydrolase 53 family protein has protein sequence MKRIKLSYLLLLALFIFAACSDDSNDPVDPTPDPETKELIAAMDLSQLPEIELANPTFYDFNGNEKDFLNIVKENGVNTVRLRLWVNPENEYSGFNEVKTFSAELKSKGFDIWLTVHYSDTWADPGQQNKPARWSNISYSALKDSVYAYTEKIMTEISPDYIQIGNEINPGFLHPEGNIQNQTFQFLELMEQGIQAVRDNSSTTKIMIHYAGLDNADWFFNVVRNLDYDIIGLSYYPIWHGKSLANLENTMTTLSETFNKEIVIAETAYPFTLDWNDWTNNIVGQDDQLILPDYPATKTGQQQFIERIRQISFDEVEKGRGFCYWGAELIAWKGPEATDASPWENQAVFDFENKALPVLSVFGEE, from the coding sequence ATGAAACGAATAAAATTGAGTTATTTGCTGCTGCTGGCATTATTCATTTTTGCAGCCTGCTCGGATGATAGTAATGATCCGGTTGATCCGACTCCCGATCCGGAAACAAAGGAATTGATTGCCGCCATGGATTTGTCGCAACTGCCAGAAATAGAATTAGCAAATCCGACTTTCTACGACTTTAACGGCAATGAAAAAGACTTTCTCAACATTGTAAAAGAGAATGGTGTGAACACGGTTCGTCTGCGTTTGTGGGTTAATCCGGAGAATGAATATTCAGGCTTTAACGAGGTAAAAACTTTTTCCGCTGAGCTAAAATCGAAAGGTTTCGACATTTGGCTAACGGTACATTATTCCGACACCTGGGCCGATCCCGGGCAACAAAACAAGCCGGCGCGTTGGAGCAATATTTCTTATTCAGCCTTAAAAGACAGCGTTTATGCTTACACCGAAAAGATTATGACGGAAATTTCGCCCGATTACATTCAGATCGGGAATGAGATAAACCCAGGATTTTTGCATCCCGAAGGAAATATTCAGAACCAGACTTTCCAGTTTCTGGAGCTGATGGAACAAGGCATACAGGCTGTTCGCGACAACTCTTCAACCACAAAAATTATGATTCATTATGCCGGCCTCGATAATGCCGACTGGTTTTTTAATGTGGTGCGCAACCTCGATTACGACATTATTGGTTTATCGTACTACCCCATTTGGCATGGTAAGAGTTTGGCAAACCTGGAAAATACGATGACCACATTAAGCGAAACATTTAACAAAGAAATTGTGATTGCAGAAACCGCCTACCCTTTTACGCTCGACTGGAACGACTGGACCAATAATATTGTTGGACAAGACGATCAATTGATTCTCCCCGATTACCCAGCCACAAAAACGGGACAGCAACAGTTTATCGAACGTATCCGCCAAATTTCGTTTGATGAAGTGGAAAAAGGCCGTGGCTTTTGTTACTGGGGTGCTGAGCTCATTGCATGGAAAGGCCCTGAAGCCACTGATGCATCGCCATGGGAAAACCAAGCTGTTTTTGATTTTGAGAATAAAGCCCTTCCGGTTTTGTCGGTGTTCGGGGAGGAATAG
- a CDS encoding nucleoside kinase: MGTSLLEISKDLNIKLENTVCGAIVNHQVKELSFCVVKPKHVEFIDFTHPDGVRMYIRSLIFVLYAAVKEVMPHVSFKVQNGISNGYFCELQGLERKISDSDLFSIKQEMNALIDADIPFVKKGIITSHAVDLLVKQGLEDKAELFEQQGHMYSYLYFLNELGDYFYGNLLPSTGYISNFGIVPYFDGILLQIPRRKHFNKLRKVVYNDKLFEIFQEQKDWADILNVSTIGSLNNFALQNRSGDIIKISEALHEKKIAEIANQISARGNGTKVVLVAGPSASGKTTFSKRLGVQLAVNGMHPYQVSLDDYFVDREHTPKDENGEYDFEALEAIDIKFFNHQLIELFEGKEVRLPKFDFHSGKRMQNGKTLKLEKDDILIVEGIHGMNPGLLTDVREENTFKIFISALTQISVDEHTHISTADNRLLRRMIRDSKYRGYRASETIKRWPSVRKGEEKNIFPYQENADVMFNSATIYELAVLKKYADPILKSVLENQPEYTESTRLLEFLSYFKPISDEEIPPTSLLREFLGGSSFAY; this comes from the coding sequence ATGGGAACTTCACTACTCGAAATAAGTAAAGATTTAAACATAAAACTTGAGAATACGGTTTGTGGAGCAATTGTCAATCATCAGGTTAAAGAGTTGTCGTTTTGTGTGGTTAAGCCCAAACATGTAGAATTTATCGATTTTACACATCCCGATGGCGTGAGGATGTACATCCGTAGTTTAATTTTTGTGTTGTATGCCGCTGTTAAAGAGGTGATGCCGCATGTATCGTTTAAGGTGCAAAACGGAATTAGCAATGGTTATTTTTGCGAGTTACAAGGTCTGGAACGCAAAATTTCTGACTCTGATCTCTTCTCGATAAAACAGGAAATGAATGCGCTTATTGATGCCGATATTCCGTTTGTAAAGAAAGGCATTATTACCTCACATGCCGTTGACTTACTCGTAAAACAAGGTCTGGAAGATAAGGCGGAGTTGTTTGAACAGCAAGGGCATATGTATTCCTATCTTTACTTTTTAAACGAATTGGGAGACTATTTCTATGGTAACCTGTTGCCTTCAACCGGTTATATTTCGAATTTCGGGATTGTGCCTTATTTTGATGGAATACTTTTGCAAATACCACGGCGCAAGCATTTTAATAAGCTGCGAAAAGTGGTTTACAACGACAAGCTTTTTGAAATTTTTCAGGAGCAGAAAGACTGGGCCGATATTTTAAATGTGTCAACCATCGGAAGCTTGAACAACTTTGCACTTCAGAACAGAAGTGGCGATATTATAAAAATTTCGGAGGCGCTGCATGAGAAAAAGATTGCTGAAATTGCCAACCAGATTTCAGCACGCGGTAACGGTACAAAAGTGGTATTGGTGGCCGGTCCGTCGGCTTCAGGAAAAACCACGTTTAGTAAGCGTCTTGGTGTGCAACTGGCCGTAAATGGAATGCATCCGTACCAGGTTTCGCTCGATGATTATTTTGTTGACCGCGAACATACTCCGAAAGATGAAAATGGAGAATACGATTTTGAAGCACTGGAGGCGATCGATATAAAGTTTTTTAATCATCAGCTGATTGAACTTTTCGAAGGGAAAGAAGTTCGTTTGCCGAAGTTCGATTTTCATAGCGGTAAACGTATGCAAAACGGAAAAACACTAAAACTTGAAAAAGACGATATTCTAATCGTGGAAGGAATTCATGGAATGAATCCCGGTTTATTAACCGATGTGCGCGAAGAAAATACATTTAAGATTTTTATCTCGGCCCTGACTCAGATTTCGGTGGATGAACATACACACATTTCTACGGCCGATAATCGTTTGTTACGACGTATGATTCGCGATAGTAAATACCGCGGATATCGCGCTTCGGAGACCATAAAACGCTGGCCATCGGTTCGAAAGGGAGAAGAGAAAAATATCTTCCCTTACCAGGAAAATGCCGATGTAATGTTTAACTCGGCAACCATTTATGAGCTGGCTGTGCTTAAAAAATATGCCGATCCGATATTAAAATCAGTACTTGAAAATCAGCCGGAATATACAGAGTCTACTCGTTTACTGGAATTCTTGTCGTATTTTAAACCTATAAGTGATGAGGAAATACCACCCACATCATTACTGCGCGAGTTTTTAGGGGGTAGTAGTTTTGCTTATTAA
- the uvrA gene encoding excinuclease ABC subunit UvrA, producing the protein MTKNKVEKDTDVQLAELESEEKIIVQGARVHNLRNIDVDIPRNKLTVITGLSGSGKSSLAFDTIYAEGQRRYIETFSAYARSFLGNMERPDVDKITGLSPVISIEQKVTTRNPRSTVGTVTEIYDFLRLLYARAGEAFSYNTGEKMVKYTEEKIINLIKSDFTGKRINILAPVVKGRKGHYRELFEQIRRKGFLTARIDGELTELMHNHKVDRYKNHFIEILIDKLVVDEASTKRLKESVQTAMKHGHGILMILDHDTNEAKYYSRLLMCPTTGISYNEPAPHNFSFNSPQGACPKCNGLGRVTEIDLDKIMPEKNKSIHKGGIAPLGPYKNTLIFWQIEALGEKHGFTLKTPVKDIPEEGLNEVLFGTNDRIQLKNTPLGNSMNYMMSYDGVIKYIDNQREESTSKTAQKWANQFVKTIECPECKGMRLKKESLHFKIDGKNISELAKLDLDELGEWLDGLEDRITERQLKIGAEVIKEIRDRLGFMLGVGLNYLALDRTAQSLSGGESQRIRLATQIGSQLVNVLYILDEPSIGLHHRDNLKLIQALEQLRDSGNSVIVVEHDRDTMLHADHLIDMGPHAGRHGGEVVAAGAPKEVLKSQSLTADYLNNKKQIEVPAVRRNGKSDIFKITGCSGNNLNNVTVEIPLGKFICVTGVSGSGKSTLINETLQPILSQHFYKSLKDPLPYKKVEGLDLIDKVIRVDQSPIGRTPRSNPVTYTNVFGDIRSLFAQLPEAKIRGYKPGRFSFNVKGGRCEECQGGGLKLIEMNFLPDVYVHCDKCNGKRYNRETLEVRYKGKSISDVLNMTINQGVEFFEHIPSIANKLSTLQDVGLGYITLGQSSTTLSGGESQRVKLAAELAKRDTGKTIYILDEPTTGLHFEDVRVLLEVLNKLVEKGNTVIVIEHNMDVIKVADHIIDIGPEGGKHGGKILCTGTPEEICKNKKSHTAKYLKQELGL; encoded by the coding sequence ATGACGAAGAACAAAGTAGAAAAAGATACTGATGTGCAACTGGCCGAACTGGAGTCGGAAGAAAAGATCATCGTTCAGGGCGCTCGTGTACATAACCTCCGAAATATTGATGTTGACATTCCACGAAATAAATTAACGGTTATAACCGGTTTGAGTGGGAGCGGAAAATCATCGCTGGCATTTGATACGATTTATGCCGAGGGGCAGCGTCGTTACATCGAAACATTTTCGGCTTATGCACGCTCGTTTTTGGGAAATATGGAACGCCCCGATGTAGATAAAATTACGGGTTTGAGTCCGGTAATTTCCATCGAACAAAAAGTTACCACCCGAAATCCACGATCGACGGTTGGAACAGTAACTGAGATCTACGACTTTTTGCGTTTGTTGTATGCCCGCGCCGGCGAAGCGTTTTCGTACAACACCGGCGAAAAAATGGTGAAGTACACCGAAGAAAAGATTATTAACCTCATTAAGAGTGATTTTACCGGGAAACGAATAAATATTCTGGCACCGGTTGTAAAAGGCCGTAAAGGACATTACCGCGAATTGTTTGAGCAAATCCGTCGGAAAGGATTTCTGACGGCACGTATTGATGGAGAACTGACCGAATTGATGCACAATCACAAGGTTGACCGATATAAAAATCACTTTATCGAGATTCTGATTGATAAGCTGGTTGTTGACGAGGCCAGTACAAAACGCCTGAAAGAAAGCGTGCAAACGGCCATGAAACATGGCCACGGAATTCTGATGATCCTCGATCACGATACCAACGAAGCCAAATATTACAGCCGTTTGTTGATGTGCCCGACTACCGGAATTTCGTATAACGAACCGGCGCCGCATAATTTTTCATTCAATTCGCCGCAGGGCGCTTGTCCGAAGTGTAACGGGCTTGGCCGCGTTACCGAAATCGACCTTGACAAGATTATGCCCGAGAAGAATAAAAGTATTCACAAAGGCGGAATTGCCCCGCTTGGGCCATACAAAAACACGCTTATTTTCTGGCAGATCGAGGCCTTGGGAGAGAAACATGGTTTTACCTTAAAAACGCCTGTTAAAGACATTCCTGAAGAAGGACTGAACGAAGTACTGTTTGGCACGAACGATCGCATTCAACTAAAAAATACACCACTGGGTAACAGCATGAACTACATGATGAGTTACGATGGTGTGATAAAATACATCGACAATCAGCGCGAAGAAAGCACGTCGAAAACAGCACAAAAATGGGCCAACCAGTTTGTGAAAACCATCGAGTGCCCGGAGTGTAAAGGTATGCGATTAAAAAAGGAATCGCTGCATTTTAAAATCGATGGAAAAAACATATCGGAGCTGGCAAAGCTTGATTTGGATGAACTGGGCGAGTGGCTCGACGGTTTGGAAGACCGAATTACGGAACGACAGCTAAAGATTGGTGCCGAAGTGATCAAAGAAATCCGCGACCGCCTTGGTTTTATGCTGGGTGTAGGATTAAATTACCTGGCTCTCGACCGCACTGCACAAAGTCTTTCGGGTGGCGAATCGCAGCGTATTCGATTGGCTACACAAATTGGTTCGCAGCTGGTAAATGTGCTTTATATTCTCGACGAGCCAAGTATCGGGCTGCATCACCGCGATAACCTGAAATTGATTCAGGCGCTGGAGCAGCTGCGCGACTCGGGAAACTCGGTAATTGTGGTTGAACACGACCGCGATACCATGTTACATGCCGATCACCTGATTGATATGGGGCCGCATGCCGGTCGTCATGGTGGCGAGGTGGTGGCTGCCGGAGCGCCAAAAGAAGTGTTGAAATCCCAATCGCTGACAGCGGATTACCTCAACAACAAAAAGCAGATTGAAGTGCCAGCTGTGCGCCGAAACGGGAAGTCGGATATTTTTAAAATCACTGGATGCTCGGGGAATAACCTGAACAATGTAACGGTAGAAATTCCATTGGGAAAATTTATCTGTGTTACCGGTGTTTCGGGCTCAGGAAAATCGACGCTGATAAACGAAACTTTACAGCCGATTTTGAGTCAGCATTTTTATAAATCGTTGAAAGATCCGTTGCCCTATAAAAAGGTGGAAGGACTGGATTTGATTGACAAAGTTATTCGTGTCGACCAGTCGCCGATTGGCCGCACGCCGCGCTCAAATCCGGTTACCTATACCAATGTTTTTGGCGATATCAGAAGTTTGTTTGCACAGTTGCCTGAGGCAAAAATCCGTGGTTATAAACCCGGTCGCTTTTCGTTTAACGTAAAAGGCGGACGCTGCGAAGAATGCCAGGGAGGAGGATTAAAACTCATTGAAATGAATTTCTTGCCCGATGTATATGTGCATTGCGACAAATGCAACGGTAAACGCTACAACCGCGAAACGCTGGAGGTGCGCTACAAAGGAAAGTCCATCAGCGATGTGCTGAACATGACCATCAACCAGGGTGTGGAGTTTTTCGAGCATATTCCATCCATTGCCAATAAACTGAGTACTTTGCAAGATGTTGGTTTGGGGTATATCACGTTGGGGCAGTCGTCAACAACACTTTCGGGGGGCGAATCGCAACGTGTAAAACTGGCTGCCGAACTCGCCAAACGCGACACCGGTAAAACCATTTATATTCTGGACGAACCCACAACCGGATTACATTTCGAAGATGTGCGTGTATTACTCGAAGTATTGAATAAACTGGTGGAGAAAGGAAACACCGTAATCGTAATCGAGCACAATATGGATGTTATAAAAGTTGCTGATCACATTATTGATATTGGTCCGGAAGGCGGAAAACACGGAGGAAAAATACTTTGCACCGGGACACCGGAAGAAATCTGTAAAAACAAAAAATCCCATACAGCTAAATATTTGAAACAAGAGTTAGGGTTGTAA